From the Mya arenaria isolate MELC-2E11 chromosome 17, ASM2691426v1 genome, the window aggATAACGCAAGGCATGCGCGAAGACTTTCTTATGTGGCTTAGTTTTGTGTCAGAATTTAACGACCTTTGTCCCATTTCTGAAAAGGATtggtatgaaaatgaaaacttgcAACTCTTTACCGACAGTGCGGGTAGCGCTGAGTTGGGCTGTGGGTGTTTTTTCAACGGCAAGTGGGCTTTCTTTCAATGGCCCGCCGCTGTTGGCAAATAAGCGAATCATTTTTTGTATAGATAATTTGGCGCTAGTCTCTATAATAAACAAGCAAACAGCAAAGTCAAAGCAGGTCATGAAGCTAGTGagaagatttgttttgaaatgcatgcagtttaatattttctttaaggcAATGCACATTGATACACATGCAAACGAAATTGCTGATTCCATTTCACGCAAACAGTGGCAGAGATTCCACCGGCTAGCACCTTTAGCTACTCGCCAAGAACAACTGCCAGAAAATTTTCTGTCGCTGATCTCAGAAATGAAAGTAGACGACTAATATCGTCGTCATTGACAGTTAACACACTGGAGTCATATAATGTAGGGCTTAAAAGGTTTCGGGATTTTCGATTTCTGTATCAATACCCGGATACTTGGCCTCCGGAGGTCGATCATattgtcatgtttttgtcataccTTTCTTTAGAAAAGCTAACATACAATACCATTAAGCTCTACAAATGTGCGGTCGGATGCCAATGCAAGCTTTTCCCAGACGCCACAGAAAATTACATTGTTAATCGTATACTTAATGGCATCCAAAAAGGCAAACCGCCTTCTAGAACAAGGCTACCTATAACGTTGGGCTtgctagaaaaaataattggaGTATTTCCTTTTGTTACCACCAATCATTATGAAAGTCAGTTGTTATCCGCTGCTTTCAGCTTAGCTTTTTTTGGCTTTTTCCGGGTGGGTGAAATCACTGTTACAAAACAAGAGCTAACAAATAGGGTAGTTGCAATTGATGACGTGTTTTTGGCCTCGCCAGAAAATGCTCTCATTGTGAATATAAGGGGTTCCAAAACAGACCAAACATCCCGTGGCCATAGTATAAAAATCCCGAAGGCTACTAAGAATACATGCCCTGTGTTGGCCATGAGGCAGTTTTTTGCTAGACGGCCCAAAATCAGAGGCCCCTTGCTCTGTCATCTGGATGGAAAACCATTGACACGCGGTCAATTTTCAGCTATAGTGAAAAGGTGCCTCTCTACATTAAACATTGAGTATTCTAAATATAATACACATTCATTTAGAATAGGTGCAGCAACAACCGCCGCTTTGGTAGGCTGCCCTGTTGACATTATTAAGGCCGCGGGTCGATGGAAGTCAGAGGCTTATAAATCATACATCAAAATCGGCAACACACAGTCATTGCCCTGTTTAAATTAACGTTTTAATTTAGTGTGTAGTAATAACCGCCGTTCCGTTAGGCTGCACTACTATCTGGCATGTGAAGAAGTTTAATGGGTTttaatagtacatgtatactgttTCATTAGAATTCGCAGTACCTATGATTTGATCATTTCTCTCATATCGTTGATTACTTTCAATTGATCggaaacaatatttaagtttgtatattCTTTCATATTTAGGTTCTCCTAAGCACGTATGGGTTGTGGGGTCATCTATCGTCAGGAACGCGTTCATGCATGCGTGGATGTCTGATCCTAACTTGAAAATGGAGTCATGCAAGTTGTGGTGGCAGGGTTACGGGGGCTTAGGCATTAAGGAAATGGAAAGAAAGATTAACCTTCTGAAACGCGTAAACATGTGCCAGCCACCAGCCATGATCATTATGCATTGCGGCGGGAATGATATTGGAAGGATAAAAATTTCTGAGtttataaagcattttaagATGCTGGTAGATAATATTGGCAACATCTTACCTGGTACCATAGTTGTGTTCTCGCAAATTTTGCCTAGATTAACATGGCGCTATTCAAAAAATAACATTGCTATGTATAACGCTAAAAGGCGCCTGAACAGCTTCTgaaaaaattacatttcaaaGAAAGGGGGGTGCTTCATGGCCCACAATATTTCAACCAAGTATCTATTGCAAGATGGCGTCCATTTAACAGACGATGGCAACGAGTTATTCAACCAAAATTTGGCAATTTGTATCAGAAACACGCTAAGCTAAACTCACTTTGCCTGAAATATAACAGTTATATACGAACTGCTGCTTAGTAGAATAATGCGGATCGTATTGAAAGCTACCATCTCGTATCAAGAAGGCGGGGCTCCCCTTGTGCTGCCGCCCCAAATTTGTTCTTTGGGGAGTTCAGCTCAGATTATCTTCGCTTCACATTGGCGCTCGGCAGCACCTTTTCTATCCAAATCTTAAGCAAATTTAtcattaaccattttaaagtgCTTTCCGAACATTGCTTTTCCGTGACGGAATTCACTTACATTTGCTAAAGAATGAATACTTGTAATTGATAGTTGAAACTGATTTGCATATTTGCTGAGCTGaactaaattgtattgtttaactgcTGCAATAAttgattgcttattttcaaCCCTGAGACTTTGAGGTAGGTCGCCATGGAAGACGCCAAAGTTTGGCAGGTGACCAGTTGGCCTTTAATCGGGTCAACATTTTCGgaccattttatttcaaaattcattttgggTCAAGTGGGcccaaaattagttttttgcGCTATGGCCATTTGGGCCTAAATAATTTGTGCTGTGGTCAATTTGGCccagatatttatatatgtgaaaGGGGAGTCTCGCCAAACATTCCAaaccttttaaatgtaaatgaacaaaaataaatatgatgaaatggacagctaagttgtttttcttcgtttaagaaatttaatgtgTAACATGGAAATAAAGTTAAGAAAGCGTCGCCTTATTCAGGTTTAGGAAGAGTATGGTGTCAAATTAAATTGGTTTTGGTCAACTTTGTTGATAACATATGGATATTAATTCTCTTAATTCTCGCATATTGTACTTCCAATTTACATTCAACATTGACTACTTCAATGCCATATTAATGGGCATTTCAAGGTCAGATATGAAAAGTATCCTAAATCTTGATTGTAACCATATCCTTCCCTTGTTTTAAGTTTATCTATTTTTAAGATTGTGTCATTAAAGGGATGGAAGCCTTTTAAATagtgttttctttcatttaaaatactatttggGATAAAGTTTTCAGAGCCAGCGTAACTGCATGTCAAAGGTCGCAAATGTGCTTTTTTTGTAAGAATGTTATGGAAAATTATGCTAAAAACGAAATTATATATCTATAAACATGGCATGTGTAAAGATGTATTTCATACCGTGCTTCATGCTATCATAAATAACTGACctcttcaatgtcaaggtcaaggttcaTTGCAAAGTCAAATGCAAGAATATGCAAGCGATTAagattgtttgtatatttgattaTACAAGGGTGGGTAGAAATGTGATTCATAATTTCTATATTTCACTtacttttcaaaaaaacatatttttataaacacgTCTAGGTTTTAATAATACACGGTTTCACACTAAAGTATCCTCTGGGTTTATCTGACGAGATTCACCCTCGTGGAAAAATATCAAAGCGGGCAAATTAACCTCAGGGGCaattatgtacatattaaacaaatacaaagggGTGTAAATTTACCCCTGGGTACACATTTGCCACAAGTCGGAGGTGGTCGTAAATTTACCACGTGGGTCAATGCTTCAATTCATTGGGGGTGTTTTAAACTTGGCAGGGGTTTGCACTAATTgacaaaattatcaaaataaaggaAGGAATATGTTATGACtacaagtttatttattttgcaactCTTTTGCAACTCTTGGCAGTTGAAGGACTTTCTACAAAGGGCTACAATGTTTAGATACCATGTTTATGtctgatttaattattttgttttaatcaaagttccattattttttttttcaaattttaaaaatgaaagatttTAAATGAAGGAAAATTTGAATGAAGTCATATGATTTAAATCATCACATGATAATCTTTGATGGCAATAACAACTGTCCAAtgaagggaagtaaccgctgtgtCGAGTTTGTTCTTTGCTATTAACAACAATTCTTGCAAAAACTTTTATTTGCTAAAAACGACTCATGCCATTTTGCATAAGGTTTATTTGCTACACACAACGCACGTTATTTCACGGTACTGCACATACGGAGGACAACGAAGTGACCCACACATAGCTTCAACCATGTACATCAACTTTCCGTTGTCGTTTCTGA encodes:
- the LOC128224375 gene encoding uncharacterized protein LOC128224375 — translated: MSETDLRDIIHELRTAKRARFETATPVTGTQSTCTQVNTMNAPPASHVAQPSGAPTSAATFSATSYSDALPMRYSDVQAAQSQSPEFTTPLVNQAHCEQGSPKHVWVVGSSIVRNAFMHAWMSDPNLKMESCKLWWQGYGGLGIKEMERKINLLKRVNMCQPPAMIIMHCGGNDIGRIKISEFIKHFKMLVDNIGNILPGTIVVFSQILPRLTWRYSKNNIAMYNAKRRLNSF